In one Aricia agestis chromosome 5, ilAriAges1.1, whole genome shotgun sequence genomic region, the following are encoded:
- the LOC121727295 gene encoding tachykinin-like peptides receptor 99D gives MLDESSSAAPVDWNRTSTDNTDLTNLFVTFFDETSQQYVPATNATEPYQSFILPWWRQVVWTVLFAGIVVVATVGNIVVIWIVLANKRMRSVTNYFLVNLSVADAMVSTLNVTFNFTYMLYSDWPFGHFYCKFCQFIAVLSISASVFTLMAISIDRYVAIMNPLRPRLGKRATLGIAAAIWAGSSIISSPNLIYFTTDIDPQPDGTTRRVCFPEWPDGITTRSDLEYAYNVAFMVLTYFLPIISMTYTYAKVGVELWGSKSIGECTQRQLDNVKSKRRVVKMMIVVVVIFAVCWLPFHMYFVVTSYYPDVVNYSHIQEIYLGIYWLAMSNSMYNPIIYCWMNSKFRRGFKQFFWCCGAIGNGRLSRHRAFGTDRLDRSMRSLSPSRKNGTSTIRISMHSTYNNVGST, from the exons ATGCTGGACGAGTCGAGTTCCGCTGCGCCGGTAGACTGGAACAGGACTAGCACAGACAACACAGACTTGACCAACCTTTTTGTCACTTTCTTCGACGAAACAAGCCAGCAGTATGTCCCCGCTACGAACGCTACGGAG CCGTACCAGTCGTTCATCCTACCGTGGTGGCGGCAGGTGGTGTGGACGGTGCTGTTCGCTGGAATCGTGGTGGTGGCCACCGTCGGCAACATCGTCGTCATCTGGATAGTGCTCGCCAACAAGAGGATGAGGAGCGTCACTAATTATTTTCTAG TTAACCTGTCGGTGGCGGACGCGATGGTGTCGACCCTCAACGTGACGTTCAACTTTACGTACATGCTGTACTCGGACTGGCCGTTCGGACACTTCTACTGCAAGTTCTGTCAGTTCATCGCCGTGCTCAGCATATCAGCGTCCGTCTTCACGCTCATGGCCATTAGCATAGATCG ATACGTCGCAATAATGAATCCCCTGCGGCCTCGGCTGGGCAAACGGGCGACGCTGGGCATCGCCGCCGCCATCTGGGCCGGCAGCTCCATCATCAGCAGCCCCAACCTCATCTACTTCACCACAGACATCGACCCACAGCCGGATGGTACTACAAG GCGAGTGTGTTTTCCCGAGTGGCCGGACGGTATCACGACTAGATCTGACCTGGAGTATGC ATACAACGTAGCGTTTATGGTCCTAACGTATTTTCTGCCAATAATCTCGATGACCTACACCTACGCGAAGGTCGGAGTGGAGCTGTGGGGGTCAAAATCTATCGGAGAATGCACACAGAGACAATTAGACAACGTAAAGAGCAAGCGAAGG GTGGTGAAAATGATGATCGTGGTTGTGGTGATATTCGCGGTGTGCTGGCTGCCATTCCACATGTACTTCGTGGTGACCTCCTACTACCCCGATGTGGTCAACTACTCCCACATCCAGGAGATCTACCTCGGCATCTACTGGCTCGCCATGAGCAACTCCATGTACAACCCCATCATCTACTGCTGGATGAATTCCAA ATTTCGTCGTGGTTTCAAGCAATTCTTCTGGTGCTGTGGAGCCATCGGCAACGGAAGGCTGAGTAGGCATCGCGCTTTTGGAACTGACCGCTTGGATAGGTCCATGAGATCCTTGTCGCCGAGTAGGAAGAATGGGACAA GCACGATCCGGATTTCGATGCATAGCACATACAACAACGTGGGGAGCACCTGA